Part of the Chloroflexota bacterium genome is shown below.
ATATTGGCGGCCCCGTGCCATGAAACGGTGGCAATTTAATGTTTCATGTAGGTGAAAACATCGTGCGTGCATACGAAATGATGACCGTCCTGCGCCCTGATTTGGGTGGCGAGGAAGAACTCAACACGACCATCGAGACCATCCAAGGCTATATCAAAGCTCAAGGCGGCGAAGTAGCTAGCACCGAACAAGGCGCTCCTTGGGGCCGCCGCAAATTGGCCTATCCTATCGACGACTACACTGAAGGTTTCTACTTCTTGACTCACTTCAGCTTGAACGCTGATCGCGTGACTGAAGTCGAACGCCACTTGAAGTTGGCTCCACAAATCCTGCGCTATTTGTTGATCCGCGACGAAACCAAGCGCTAAAACCAACGGGGAGGAAACCGTGGCGAAAGATTTAAATAAAGTGATGATTATTGGTCGCTTGGGCAAAGATCCTGAAATGCGTTTTACGCCCCAAGGAACTCCTGTGACCAACTTCACTGTCGCCGCTGGTCGTCAGTGGAAAGACCCCAATGGCGAGACCCGCGATGAAACCGAGTGGTTTTCGGTCGTGGTCTGGAACAAATTGGCCGAGATCTGTAATCAGTATCTGACCAAAGGCAGCCGCGTGTATATCGAGGGTCGGCTGCAAACCCGCTCGTGGGATGACGATAGCGGCCAAAAGCGCTTTCGTACCGAAGTGGTTGCCAGCGATATGATCATTCTTGATCGTACCGACCAACAGCAAGGCCAAGGCCAGTCGCGCAGCGGCGGCTACCAAGCTGGTGGCAATCAACGCCCACCCCGCGATAACTCCGCCAATGATTATAATCGTGGTGGCAGCTACGGCGGTGGTGGTGGTTTCAACGAGCCAGATATCGGCGATGACGATATCCCATTCTAAAACTGCTGAATTTGAATTACTAGAACATACAAGGAGCCGTTCGCATGTCAGATCAACGCCGTAAGTCGGCAGGTCGCCGCAAATACACACCCCGTCGCAAAGTGTGTGTCTTCACGGCTGAGGGGATTGTGCCCGATTACAAAGATATCAAGCGCTTGCAACGGATGGTCTCGGATCGCGGCAAGATTTTGCCCCGCCGCCGCACTGGCACATGTGCTAAATATCAACGTAAATTGAATGTTGCAATCAAACGCGCTCGTCACTTGGCGCTGTTGCCATTCGTTTCTGAAAATACCCGCGGTTAGTTCTGCGTTGTTGGTTTAATGAAGCACAGGCACAGTCGCGAACTTCGCGCTGTGCCTGCTTTACTTTAGTTTTCCCCAATGGAGTAGGCAAGGATTATGGCAAAACATACCGATAATGTGCAGCACCCGAAGCCCCTGAACAAACGGCAACGTGCTCGCTCGGATCAAGAACGCAAGCAAAGCACTCGTGTATTGCTGATCGCTGCTGCGGCGGTTGGCTTGGCGGTGCTCCTGATTGGGATTGGGTTGGTCATTCAGAAGGTGATTGTCCCTAATAAAACGATTGCGAATGTTGCAGGGGTTGAAGTTACCAACGCCGAATATCAACAATATCGCCAAATTATGCAAGCCCAACAAGCGATTAATTTGGCTCAACAAATTCAGCAATATGCCCAATATCAATTGCAAGGCACTGAGCAATTTGCTACCGATGTTACCAATTATATTGCAGGCTTGAAAGATCAGAATGCGCCGCTTGATTATGCTGTGCTTGATCAGCTGATCAATGATAAGGTGCTTGAAAACAATGCTGTCGCTGAAGGCATTACGGTCAGCGATGAAGAATTGCAACAAAGCTTGGCAACCAAGTTTGCTCCCGCCAACGAAGTGATGAACCCAGTTGCGCCAGTAACCTCAACCACTGGTTTAACTGATACTGCTTCGTTGACTCCGACCCCAACGTCAACCCCAACTCTCAGCGAAGCTAGCAATCGGGTTGATTCGGCAGTCACGACCTATTTTGGCACGTTGCGCGAATTTATCGAAGAAACTTCGACCTATGGCTTGGCAACCTTGCCATTTGAT
Proteins encoded:
- the rpsF gene encoding 30S ribosomal protein S6, translating into MRAYEMMTVLRPDLGGEEELNTTIETIQGYIKAQGGEVASTEQGAPWGRRKLAYPIDDYTEGFYFLTHFSLNADRVTEVERHLKLAPQILRYLLIRDETKR
- a CDS encoding single-stranded DNA-binding protein encodes the protein MAKDLNKVMIIGRLGKDPEMRFTPQGTPVTNFTVAAGRQWKDPNGETRDETEWFSVVVWNKLAEICNQYLTKGSRVYIEGRLQTRSWDDDSGQKRFRTEVVASDMIILDRTDQQQGQGQSRSGGYQAGGNQRPPRDNSANDYNRGGSYGGGGGFNEPDIGDDDIPF
- the rpsR gene encoding 30S ribosomal protein S18: MSDQRRKSAGRRKYTPRRKVCVFTAEGIVPDYKDIKRLQRMVSDRGKILPRRRTGTCAKYQRKLNVAIKRARHLALLPFVSENTRG
- a CDS encoding SurA N-terminal domain-containing protein encodes the protein MAKHTDNVQHPKPLNKRQRARSDQERKQSTRVLLIAAAAVGLAVLLIGIGLVIQKVIVPNKTIANVAGVEVTNAEYQQYRQIMQAQQAINLAQQIQQYAQYQLQGTEQFATDVTNYIAGLKDQNAPLDYAVLDQLINDKVLENNAVAEGITVSDEELQQSLATKFAPANEVMNPVAPVTSTTGLTDTASLTPTPTSTPTLSEASNRVDSAVTTYFGTLREFIEETSTYGLATLPFDREAFKAFVLHQERLQLLRKKLGEKLVTEDQATKEIYADAQQIFVTANITDPTNPMTVTQWAQAKAKIDDIAAQLTDTASFTDVQVLNTNDNAVDNPATGMRPLTQFDALGITQPISTQEVGVIGKPYQSTQGWHIILVHQRELRPSQTDLTTKRDEAVLKWVEEKRTAAAVQRFPEPTATTVPPTIEPIPTTIPQPTTDPAAVTATPTGEAVPTEAVTPTP